CATCGTCAATATCCGCGGCCCGGAGTGGGAATCGATGACCTCCGGAATCGCAACGTCCTCGTTACCCTCGAAGTTCGCCCGAATCTCTTCGAGCATCGTCGCCTCCCGACTGTAGTCCATCTCCTCGCGGATGGTCTTGGAGAACTCGTCGGCCAGATTTTCGAGCGAGAAGGCCCGACCTTGCCCGATGAACCGCATCAGAAGCGGGAGCGACCAGCGGATGACTCGCAGGTCGGCTTCCACGAGGTCCTCGATGCCCGGCCGCCTGACCTTCACTGCGACATCTCGGCCATCGAGTTCGGCAGTGTAGACCTGCCCGAGACTCGCGCCGCTGATGGCCTCCGTGTCGAACTCGTCGAAGTACTCTTCGACGGGTCCTAACTCGGCCTCGATGACCTGCTCGGCCCTGCTCCACTCCGCGGGCGGCACCTCGTCTTGGAGTTGTGCGAGTTCGTCCACGTACTCGGGCGGCAGGATGTCGGGGCGCGTCGAGAGCAGTTGCCCGAGTTTGATGAACGTCGGACCGAGTGTCAGAAACGACTCTAGGAGCGTGTTCGCTCGTTCGACGCGCGTCTCGCTACTGACCTGCCGCGACCCGCCGAACAGCAGGAACCGGCGGCGGTCGCGGGCGTAACTCAACAGCAGCGGGAGGAAGTGGTACGCGACGACGAAGAATCGCCGGTACGCACGGAGGTTCACCAGAGTGACCACCCTCGCGGTCAGCGACCCGTGATGGGAACGTCCCGGTCGGGTGCCGCTTCGCGCTTGGGGAGGCGAAGTTCGAGGACACCCCGGTCGATGACCGCTTCCGCGTCCGCCCCGGTCGCGTCCGGCGGCAGGGGCAGGTCGGCGTCGAGGAACAGCGAGCGTTCCTCTTGGAGGTAGGAGAACTCGATGGGCACGTCCTTTTCGCGGCGCGCCTCGATTTCGAGACGGCCGTCTACGACGCTCACGTCTATCGTCTCCTCGCTGGCACCCGGCAGGTCGATGACGAGGAGGTACTCCTCCTCGCTCTCCAGCAGGTCGGCGAAGACGGCGTCGGGCAACTCGCGCATGGCCTCACGCAGCGCTGACATACCTTCCTGTTGGGACGCAGGGGCGAAAAATGGTGTGGGTCCGGACTGGGTTGCCTCTTCGGGGTTAGACGAACAGATAGTCAGCGACTCCGAGGCGAACATAGTCGAGAGTTGTACGAAGGTTGTCAAAAGCGTTCTCGCCGACTCCGCAACGACCCCTGTCCACACGTTTTTACACGATAGCGCGCCAACGCTACCTCATGAGCGACCACCAGCCGGACCGCAAACGGTCTGGCTTCAAGGACAAAAAGAGACTTGGCGAGGCTCGCGAGCGTTTCCTCTCTACGGTTTCTACGCACGACCGAACCGAGGAGATTCCACTCGAATCGGCCGACGGCCGCGCGCTCGCCGAGGAACTCGTCGCCGCGCGGAACGTCCCACACTACTCCCGAGCGGCGATGGACGGCTACGCGGTGCGCGCCGCCGACACCTTCGGGGCGAGCGACCGTTCACCCGAGATTCTGCGGGAAGTGGAGAGAGAATCTGGAGAAGTCCCTCCCAACGGAGCCATTCGCGTCCACACGGGGAGCGAACTCCCGGCAGGTGCCGACAGCGTGGTGATGATAGAACAGGCCGACGAGTTTGGCGACGAAATCGAAATCTTCGACGCCGTTGCGGAGGGCGAGAACGTCGCGCCAATCGGCGAGGACGTAGAGCGAGACCAGCACCTCTACGACGCGGGCCACCAGCTCCGGCCCTCCGACTTGGGGATGCTCAAGGCTGTCGGCGTCGAAACTGTCGAGGTCTACGAAAAGCCCTCCGTATCCGTAATACCGACTGGCGAGGAACTCGTCCAGTCGGACCCCGACCCCGGCGAGGTAATCGAGACCAACGGCCTGACGATTTCGAACTACGTCGAGAGATGGGGCGGCGACGCGGACTATCATAACGTCGTCACCGACGACGAAGACGCCCTGCGCGAAACTATCGAAGCAAACCTCGACGCAGACGTCGTCGTCACGACCGGTGGGTCCTCTGTCGGCGAGCGAGACCTGCTTCCGGAAGTCGTCGCCGACCTCGGCGAAATAGTCTTCCACGGCGTCGCGCTGAAACCCGGCCACCCAGTCGCGGCGGGCGTCGTCGAAGACACTCCTATCGTCGTGTTGCCGGGGTACCCAGTGGCCTGCATCATCAACGCGGTACAGTTCCTTCGCCCCGTCCTGAAGCGCGTCGGTGGCCTCCCAGAGGTTGACCACCCGAGCACGGAAGCACGACTCTCGCGCAAGATTCGAAGCGAACCCGGAATCAGGACTTTCGCGCGCGTCGAGTTAGAGGAGAGCGAAGGCGACACCCTCGCAACCCCGACCCGTGCGAGCGGGTCCGGCGTCCTATCCAGCGTCGCCCTCGCAGATGGTTGGGTCGAAGTACCCGAATCTCGCGAGGGTATCCCGGAAGGTGAACAGGTCCCCGTGCAGAACTGGGAGTGGTCGGCCTAACGGGTGAGAATCAGGACGCTGACCGCGGCGACGGCGAGATGCATCGCCGCGAGGGTAACCAAGACCGCTCCTGTCACGCCGGGCAGTCCCGGAGCGACCGTGACTACTGGCACGAGCGAGACCAACAGCACGAGACCAGCAATCACGACGAAGGTCCGATTCGGTCGAGAAGCGACGCGCGTCAATACACCGTAGACGACCGTCGCGCCTACCGCACCGACGACCGAACTGGTGAGAATCGGGTCGAGTTGCATCGGGTCAGCCGTCTCGGGAACACCGAGCGAGACGGCGACGGTTCGGACGACGGCGACGGCGACCATCGCGGCGACGACAGCCACCGAACCTCGTTTCAGTAGTTGCTCTCGCGTCGGTGCCGTCACCGCCGCGGATTCGGTCGTTGCGGACGCCATAGCACCAGCCCCAACGGCGATACTCAAAGCTCTATCGTCGTCGCTACAATCGACGCGGCGTCCGAATCGTGAACCGGGACTGCGGCGAGTAGCGAACCAGCGGGTCTCCGTCGGGTGCTGGCAGTCCGGCCGCTTCGAAGAGCGAGTCGGCGTGCACCGAAGCTTCGACCGAGCAGAGTCGCCACGGCGCGTGTTCCACGCGAGCACACCAGGCCGACCCGCCGCGGACGACGTAGAGCCGATACCGTTCGGTCAGGAAGTCGTCCAAACTGTCCGGTTCGGCGAGCGACGGTCGGCCAATCGGTCGGTAGGTCGCCGCGAACCGAGCGGACGGCGACTCACGCGCAGACGGGGATTCACGCGCAGAGTCGTCCTCGCCGTGGTCGCGCTCGCAGACAAACCGGCAGGTCGGCGCGTCGGTAGTTTGGGACCCTTCGAGGTCGTAATCCTTCTCGAAGTCGATGTCCGCACGGTAGTACGGAAGCCCGTACAGCGAGCGCGCGACCCGGACGCCGAGGCCGGACGAGGTGTCGAGACTCAGAAAGTAGACGCCGGGGCGACCGTCGTACTCGACGTAGGTTCGCAGGTTGACCTGCCGGAAATCCATGCCGACCGAGTCGGGGAAGACGTGGGGGCGACTCGCCTCCACGACCGAGGGGAGCGCGGAGACCCACGCCGACCCGTCGCGGCAGTCCAAATCGAGCGCGTCGGGGACGAGCGGGCGAACGCGACTCGGGTCCATCGACCAGTGGGCGAACAACCCGTCGCGCCACGTCAACTCGATTGCCGGGAAGTCCCGCATGGGTGGCCGTAGGCGTTCCGACAATATAGGCGATTAGGCGGTTGCTCGCGTCGAACCGAGGTGGACACCACCGCAACCGACGAGCTTATTAACGATTACACTCGAGTTAATAGCGAGATCGTTATTAATGCGCCTGAAGGAGTTAACAACATGAACGTTTCGCGGTTCGGTCTCGCGGGTGTCGTCTTGCTGGCGCTGCTGACGCCAATCGCGCTCGTCTCGGGAGTCACCAAAGTCGTCGGCATCGCGTGGGTCGCGTTCGCGGCGATGGGCGGCGCGGCCTACCTCGGCGGCCAGTCGGGAGAATCAGCCAGTGCGAAGCATCTCGTCTGGGGCTACGGGCTAGCCAGCGGCGCGATGATAACCAGCGCGGCGGTGTTCTTGGTGCCCGGAGCCATCGACCACCATCCAAAGTTCGGCGGCTTCGGCATCGCACTCGGCGTGCTTGTCGGCTTCTCCGCGCACACCTTGGGCCACCGGGCGAGCCACGCGGACTTCGACTTGCCGCTCGACCACACTGCCGCAGAGCTAACCGCCCACTCGCTCGCTGCCGGAGCCATCATCGGTCTGGTCTACGGCAACATGCCCGAACTCGGTGTTCTGCTCGGACTGGCAATCGTCTCCCACAAGGGTCCGGCCGGGTACGCCGCCGCCCATCGACTCCGGCGCTCGGGCAAGACCGTCTCCGTTCTGTTGTTCCCCGCCGCGGGGGTCGGGTTGACGGCGATTCCGGCGGCGCTGCTCGAACTGCCGAGTAGTGGTCCGGTCAACGGCGTCGTCTTCGGCTTCGCGGCTGGCGTCTTTCTTCACGTCGCCATGGACTTCCTCCCGAAGTGCGAACTCGGCGGCGACGTGTACGAAGTCGCGTCGGTGTCCGACAACGCCCACGCCCTGCTCGACCAACTGCGAACGCGGGCCGTAATGAGTACCGGAATCGGCGGACTCGCGGTGTTTCTGGCGTGGCTGGTCGTCCGTCCGGGTCCCTGATTGGTCGCTGTTCTGACCTCCGTTCGCCGCGCGTCTGACGAATCTTGAAGGGCAGAAACGTTGTCGTCTATCGTATGGCCGCGCGTGCTGGGAACGATGCTGAGTCACTAGCACACTGTTACGGGAAGCGAGTACTGCCGACTAGCCTGCGACCGAGCGTCCAGTACCGGTCGCCGAGAGAACTCTTCGTCGCGTACTCGCCCGTCCACTTCGCCAACGGAGACATGCGACGAGACTACGGGTGGACCCGCGCACTGCTCACCGCGCTTGCGACCGCGGGAGTGGTGACGCTCGGTATTCGAGCGTTTGCGACGGCACTGTTCGTCGCGCTGTTCACGACCGACCTGCGCTTCGTCGTCTTCTTCAACGTCTGCGTGACGCTGCTCGTGAGCCGTCTCTTGCTGGCGACGACGACGATTTGGGCGAGCGTTCGACCGCGGTTCGGACTCCAGCGAGGCTGGCACAGACCGATTACTGCCCCGATTCGTCGCCGGTGGAAGCAGTGGACTACTGCCGACGAACGACTCTGAGCGACAGTTCAGACGACTGGCGAATCGTTTCCGCCATCGTGGCTCTTTTTACCACACTCCGACGACTGCATAGGTATGAACGTCGCGGTACTCGCACACGAGAAGTTCCCGGACCGGGCGAAGACGGCCGTCGGACTGCTTCGGTACGCCGACTACGAAATCGAGGCAGTCCTCGACCGAGACAACGCCGGAAAGAGAGTTGCTGACTTCGTCCCGGACGTGCAGGACGCTCCTATCGTCGCCGAGATGGCCGACGTTTCCGAAGTCGATGCCCTCGTCATCGGTATCGCGCCTATCGGCGGTGGTTTCGACGAGTCGTGGCGCTCGGACGTGACCAACGCGCTCGAACGCGGGTGTGACGTGATTTCGGGCCTGCACTACTTCCTCGAAGAAGACGAGGAGTTCGCGGAACTCGCTGCGGCGAACGACTGCGAACTCTGGGACGTGCGCAAGCCCCACGACGACTTGACGGTCGCCCAAGGTGTCGCCAGCGAAGTGGACGCCGAAATTATCCTCACCGTCGGCACCGACTGCTCGGTCGGGAAGATGACGGCAACGCTCGAACTGGTCGAGGCCGCCAACGAGCGAGGTGCAGACGCCGCATTCATCCCGACAGGCCAGACCGGCATCATGATTTCCGGGTGGGGCAACCCCATCGACCGCGTGGTCTCGGACTTCACCGCGGGCGCAGTCGAGGAGATGATTCTGGAGAAGGGCGACGACCACGACTACCTCTTCGTGGAGGGACAGGGGAGCATCGTTCACCCAGCCTACTCCGCGGTGACCTGCGGCATCCTCCACGGGTCGATGGCCGACAAACTCGTCCTCTGTCACGAGGCGACCCGCGAGGCGGTTCACGGCTACGAGAGCTTCGACCTGCCGCCAATTCCGGAGTACGTCTCGCTGTACGAGGACCTCGCCGAACCAGTTCACGAGACCGAAGTCGTTGCGGGTGCGCTGAACACCATGCACGTCGAGAGCGACGAAGCAGCAAGACGAGAGGTCGAGCAGTTCGAAGACGAACTCGGCGTGGCCGCAACTGACCCCGTTCGTTTCGACGCGGACGCCGTGTTGGAGGAGATACTATGAGCCTCGACACGGCGTTCGAGCGTCTCAGTCTGCCGCTCGAAAACGCCTTCACTATCTCGCGCGGTACGCAAGAGACTGCGGAGAACGTCGTCGTGCGAATCAGCGACGACGAGGGCAACACGGGCGTGGGTGCGGCCGCGCCCTCTTCGCATTACGGCGAGACTGCGGCAACCGTCGAGACTGTGATGCCAGATCTTCTGAAGGTGGTCGAAGAAGTCGGCGACCCCCACCAACTCGAACGAATCGAGCGCCGAATGCACGAGACTATCGAGCGCAACCCGGCCGCAAGAACCGCGGTCAGCATCGCGCTCCACGACTTGGCCTGCAAGCAACTCGGCGTGCCGCTGTATCGCTACTGGGGACTCGACCCCGAGCAGACCCTCGAAACGTCGTTCACTATCGGCATCGACACGAAGGAGCGAATCGCCGAGAAAACGCAGGACGCCGTTGAGGAGGGGTATGGAATCCTCAAAGTCAAGGTCGGGACCGACCGCGACGAAGAGATAGTCGAAACAGTCCGGGAGAACGCCCCCGACGCGACGATTCGCGTGGATGCCAACGAAGCGTGGTCGCCCCGCGAAGCGGTTCGCAAAATCGACCAGTTGGAGGAGCTGGGCGTGGAGTTCGTCGAGCAACCCGTCGAAGCCGGGAATCCGGAGGGAATGCGGTTCGTCCGCGAACGCGCCGCACTGCCGATTGCGGCCGACGAGTCCTGCATCACACTCAGCGACATTCCGGAGGTCGCCGAAATCGCGGACATCGCTAACCTGAAACTCATGAAGTGCGGCGGTCTGCTGGAAGCCAAGCGGATGGTCCACGCCGCCCGCGCGCACGGCCTCGAAGTCATGCTCGGGTGCATGGTCGAGACGAACGCCGCCATCGCGGCGTCCGCGCAGTTCGCGCCGCTGCTCGACTACGCAGACGTGGACGGGGCGCTTCTCCTCGCCGAAGACGACTACGAGGGCGTGCCGATGCCGAACGGTGAAATCGATTTGGCGGGCATGGACCGTGCGGGGACCGGCGCTCAGAAGAAGTAAGCCGCATTCGCTCTACTCGACTCTCAGTCGTCCCCGACTGTCGCATTCGCCATCTCTCCGCCAGCGGCGTCCTTCGCCGTGATACCGCGACCAGTCAGCCCCATAACGAACAGGATTGCTGGCGAGAGGAACGCGAAGAAGTAGTACGGCGCGTACTCCAGCGTCGCCACGCCGAAGACGCCGGACATGTAGACCGCGCCAGCGTGCCACGGGATGAGCGCGCCCGTCGGGGTTCCCGCGGCTTCGACGGCCCGCGAGAGGTTCGAACTATCGAGGTCGTAGTCGTCGTAGAGACTCCGGAGCGACATGCCGGGAACGACGATGCTCATGTACTGCTGAGCGGAGAACAAGTTCACGAGGAACGCCGACGCGCCGGTACTCACGACGAGACTCGACTTGCTTCGAATGCTCTTCGCGAGGCTGTGAGACAGCACTGCGAGAATGCCCATCCCTTCGAGCAAACCGCCAAGCGCGAGCGCGGCCACGACGACCGAAATCGTCCACGCGGACCCGGAGAGACCGCCGCTGGCCAGCAGGTCGGTGACCATCTGAGTGCCCGTCTCCGGCGCGGTTCCGTTCAGGAAAATCTCCCACGCGGCGGTGAAGGATTTCCCTTGCACGAGCGTCGTCGTGAACGTTCCCGCGAAGACGCCGGCGACGAGCGTCGGAAGCGCGGGGTAGCCGTAGAGTGCGAGTCCGAAGGTGACGACCAACGGCAGGAAGACGAGCAGGCTTAGATTGTACGTGCCAGCGAGCGCGCTCTGAATCTCGGCGACTCGGCCGGTCGGCGCACCCCCCGCAACGCGCAGTCCGAGGTACCCGTACAGTACGACCGAGAGACCGAGCGCGAGAACCGTTCCGTTGCGCATCGCTCGGATGTGGTCGTAGAGGTCGGTGTTCGTGACCGCCGCCGCGAGGTTCGTGGTGTCGGAGAGCGGCGACTGCTTGTCGCCAGCGTACGCGCCGGTCAGAATCGCGCCCGCGGTCATCGGTTCGGGTATGCCGAGACCGGACCCGATGCCGATGAAGGCGACACCGAGCGTCCCCGCCGTGGTCCACGACGACCCGATGGAGAACGCGACTGCCGCCGCGAGCAGTGCCGTGGCTGGTAGGAACACCGAGGGAGTCAGGACTGACAGTCCGTAGTACATCAGCCCCGGTATCGTGCCCGCGCTTATCCACGTCGAGATGAGCGCGTAGATGACGAACAGGATGAGAATCGCCTGTAGACCCATCATGAGGCTGTCGGCCATCCCGTCGTACAGGTCCTCCCACGAGAGGCCGATCCAGTACTTGCCGACGATACCTGCGAGGGCGATGCTCCAGAGGAGCGGCCCGTGTGGCGCGAGTTTGAGGTAGCCGGAACCGACGCTGAGGAACGCGACGACACCGAGGAGTGGAACGAACGCCTGCCGAAGCGTCGGGCGCTTCTCCTCGGATAGTTCGCCGTAGCTAATCGGTTCGTAGTCGAGTGAAGGCATCTACGCAGATGTATTAGTCTGAGGTATTAAACAGACACGATTTTATTCGTATAGGGAATATTCAAAGTGTGGTGTGTGGGCCTGGGCCACGGATTCGAATACGAAAGAACGAGCACTCGACCTTCGACTACCGCCCAGTAAAGTGCGGATGCTTGCTCACGTACTTCGGTAGATACCGTTTCTTCTTCGGCAACTCGCCCACGTCTTCCTCGATTTCACTCTGCAAGGTATCGAGGGCCATCTCTCGCTCGTCGTCCTCACCGCGAACGTTGACCTTCAGCGTCTCTCCCTCTATTTCGCGGTCGCCGACCACCGCGTAGTAGGGCACCCAGTCGGTCTCTGCCTTGGCGATTCGCTTGCCGACCGATTCGTCGCGGTCGTCTACGTCTGCGCGAATCTCCGCCAATTCGAGTTCGGACACCAAGTCGTCGCAGAACTCGATATGCTCCTCGCCGACCGGCACGAATCGGACCTGCGTGGGCGAGAGCCACGTCGGCAGTCGG
The sequence above is a segment of the Halorussus halophilus genome. Coding sequences within it:
- a CDS encoding Hsp20/alpha crystallin family protein; this translates as MSALREAMRELPDAVFADLLESEEEYLLVIDLPGASEETIDVSVVDGRLEIEARREKDVPIEFSYLQEERSLFLDADLPLPPDATGADAEAVIDRGVLELRLPKREAAPDRDVPITGR
- a CDS encoding molybdopterin molybdotransferase MoeA, translated to MSDHQPDRKRSGFKDKKRLGEARERFLSTVSTHDRTEEIPLESADGRALAEELVAARNVPHYSRAAMDGYAVRAADTFGASDRSPEILREVERESGEVPPNGAIRVHTGSELPAGADSVVMIEQADEFGDEIEIFDAVAEGENVAPIGEDVERDQHLYDAGHQLRPSDLGMLKAVGVETVEVYEKPSVSVIPTGEELVQSDPDPGEVIETNGLTISNYVERWGGDADYHNVVTDDEDALRETIEANLDADVVVTTGGSSVGERDLLPEVVADLGEIVFHGVALKPGHPVAAGVVEDTPIVVLPGYPVACIINAVQFLRPVLKRVGGLPEVDHPSTEARLSRKIRSEPGIRTFARVELEESEGDTLATPTRASGSGVLSSVALADGWVEVPESREGIPEGEQVPVQNWEWSA
- a CDS encoding DUF6069 family protein, which translates into the protein MASATTESAAVTAPTREQLLKRGSVAVVAAMVAVAVVRTVAVSLGVPETADPMQLDPILTSSVVGAVGATVVYGVLTRVASRPNRTFVVIAGLVLLVSLVPVVTVAPGLPGVTGAVLVTLAAMHLAVAAVSVLILTR
- a CDS encoding YqjF family protein, producing the protein MRDFPAIELTWRDGLFAHWSMDPSRVRPLVPDALDLDCRDGSAWVSALPSVVEASRPHVFPDSVGMDFRQVNLRTYVEYDGRPGVYFLSLDTSSGLGVRVARSLYGLPYYRADIDFEKDYDLEGSQTTDAPTCRFVCERDHGEDDSARESPSARESPSARFAATYRPIGRPSLAEPDSLDDFLTERYRLYVVRGGSAWCARVEHAPWRLCSVEASVHADSLFEAAGLPAPDGDPLVRYSPQSRFTIRTPRRL
- a CDS encoding ZIP family metal transporter, encoding MNVSRFGLAGVVLLALLTPIALVSGVTKVVGIAWVAFAAMGGAAYLGGQSGESASAKHLVWGYGLASGAMITSAAVFLVPGAIDHHPKFGGFGIALGVLVGFSAHTLGHRASHADFDLPLDHTAAELTAHSLAAGAIIGLVYGNMPELGVLLGLAIVSHKGPAGYAAAHRLRRSGKTVSVLLFPAAGVGLTAIPAALLELPSSGPVNGVVFGFAAGVFLHVAMDFLPKCELGGDVYEVASVSDNAHALLDQLRTRAVMSTGIGGLAVFLAWLVVRPGP
- a CDS encoding DUF1611 domain-containing protein, with protein sequence MNVAVLAHEKFPDRAKTAVGLLRYADYEIEAVLDRDNAGKRVADFVPDVQDAPIVAEMADVSEVDALVIGIAPIGGGFDESWRSDVTNALERGCDVISGLHYFLEEDEEFAELAAANDCELWDVRKPHDDLTVAQGVASEVDAEIILTVGTDCSVGKMTATLELVEAANERGADAAFIPTGQTGIMISGWGNPIDRVVSDFTAGAVEEMILEKGDDHDYLFVEGQGSIVHPAYSAVTCGILHGSMADKLVLCHEATREAVHGYESFDLPPIPEYVSLYEDLAEPVHETEVVAGALNTMHVESDEAARREVEQFEDELGVAATDPVRFDADAVLEEIL
- a CDS encoding dipeptide epimerase, coding for MSLDTAFERLSLPLENAFTISRGTQETAENVVVRISDDEGNTGVGAAAPSSHYGETAATVETVMPDLLKVVEEVGDPHQLERIERRMHETIERNPAARTAVSIALHDLACKQLGVPLYRYWGLDPEQTLETSFTIGIDTKERIAEKTQDAVEEGYGILKVKVGTDRDEEIVETVRENAPDATIRVDANEAWSPREAVRKIDQLEELGVEFVEQPVEAGNPEGMRFVRERAALPIAADESCITLSDIPEVAEIADIANLKLMKCGGLLEAKRMVHAARAHGLEVMLGCMVETNAAIAASAQFAPLLDYADVDGALLLAEDDYEGVPMPNGEIDLAGMDRAGTGAQKK
- the arcD gene encoding arginine/ornithine antiporter ArcD, with translation MPSLDYEPISYGELSEEKRPTLRQAFVPLLGVVAFLSVGSGYLKLAPHGPLLWSIALAGIVGKYWIGLSWEDLYDGMADSLMMGLQAILILFVIYALISTWISAGTIPGLMYYGLSVLTPSVFLPATALLAAAVAFSIGSSWTTAGTLGVAFIGIGSGLGIPEPMTAGAILTGAYAGDKQSPLSDTTNLAAAVTNTDLYDHIRAMRNGTVLALGLSVVLYGYLGLRVAGGAPTGRVAEIQSALAGTYNLSLLVFLPLVVTFGLALYGYPALPTLVAGVFAGTFTTTLVQGKSFTAAWEIFLNGTAPETGTQMVTDLLASGGLSGSAWTISVVVAALALGGLLEGMGILAVLSHSLAKSIRSKSSLVVSTGASAFLVNLFSAQQYMSIVVPGMSLRSLYDDYDLDSSNLSRAVEAAGTPTGALIPWHAGAVYMSGVFGVATLEYAPYYFFAFLSPAILFVMGLTGRGITAKDAAGGEMANATVGDD